The following are encoded together in the Brassica napus cultivar Da-Ae chromosome A9, Da-Ae, whole genome shotgun sequence genome:
- the LOC106364563 gene encoding subtilisin-like protease SBT3.4 produces the protein MPDSYYELATTRTWDYLGLGTANPKNLLNNTNMGDQVIIGVVDTGVWPESESFNDDGVGPIPSHWKGGCIPGENFKLTNCNKKLIGAKYYINGFQSEIDGFNFTESPDYSSARDFVGHGTHVASTAGGSYIPDVSYKGLARGTMRGGAPRARIAMYKACWYLEELGGVTCSSSDILKAIDDAIHDGVDVLSLSLGSRIPLNSETDLPDAIAIGSFHAVAKGITVVCAGGNAGPSAQTIANTAPWILTVAATTLDRSFATPIILGNKKVILVNRTMFLLLFSS, from the exons ATGCCGGATAGTTACTATGAACTCGCGACAACTCGAACTTGGGACTACTTAGGCCTGGGTACTGCAAATCCGAAGAATCTCCTAAATAATACAAACATGGGTGACCAAGTTATCATTGGCGTTGTTGACACAG GAGTGTGGCCTGAGTCTGAATCATTTAATGACGATGGAGTTGGACCAATACCGAGCCATTGGAAAGGAGGATGTATACCAggagaaaatttcaaattaactaattgcaaCAAAAAACTCATAGGAGCCAAGTATTATATCAATGGATTTCAATCCGAAATTGATGGATTCAACTTCACAGAATCACCTGACTACAGTTCTGCTAGAGACTTCGTTGGCCATGGAACGCATGTAGCCTCTACTGCAGGTGGTTCATACATTCCTGACGTAAGCTACAAGGGACTCGCTAGAGGAACCATGAGAGGTGGTGCACCTCGTGCTCGCATAGCGATGTACAAGGCTTGTTGGTATCTAGAAGAACTAGGCGGAGTGACTTGTTCATCTTCTGACATCTTGAAAGCAATTGACGATGCTATTCATGATGGTGTTGATGTCTTGTCACTCTCTCTAGGTAGTCGAATTCCTCTGAATTCCGAAACCGATCTGCCTGATGCGATTGCTATTGGATCATTCCATGCAGTTGCAAAAGGTATTACAGTTGTTTGTGCTGGTGGTAACGCTGGCCCATCAGCTCAGACCATTGCAAACACGGCTCCTTGGATATTAACAGTGGCTGCAACCACTCTAGACCGGTCATTCGCCACACCTATTATACTTGGGAACAAGAAAGTGATATTGGTAAACCGGACTAtgtttttacttcttttttcttcttga